Proteins co-encoded in one Flavobacteriaceae bacterium MAR_2009_75 genomic window:
- a CDS encoding mRNA interferase HigB, with the protein MRVFSRGTLREFWKKHQDAEQQLKAWYDIISKNEFKNTNEVKQIFGSADYIRGGILIFNICGNKYRLIVKVNYSKHLIFVLFIGTHKEYDKIDIGDFLKK; encoded by the coding sequence ATGAGAGTTTTTTCTAGAGGTACTTTAAGAGAATTTTGGAAAAAACATCAAGATGCTGAGCAACAGCTGAAAGCATGGTATGATATAATTTCAAAAAATGAATTCAAAAACACCAATGAGGTTAAGCAAATATTCGGTTCGGCAGATTACATAAGGGGTGGGATACTTATATTCAATATATGTGGTAATAAATATCGACTAATTGTAAAGGTCAATTATTCAAAGCATTTAATTTTTGTCCTGTTTATAGGAACACATAAAGAATATGACAAAATAGATATCGGAGATTTTTTAAAAAAATAA
- a CDS encoding HTH-type transcriptional regulator/antitoxin HigA, whose amino-acid sequence MEINIIKSKKQYHQYLNRMLEIFDAKKGTPESEELDLLALVIEKYEEEKFQISSPDPIEAIRFIMEQNNLNDGDLGKILKSRSHTSEILNKKRKLNLNQIRMLTQAFNIPADILIRDYELS is encoded by the coding sequence ATGGAAATCAATATTATAAAATCAAAGAAACAATATCATCAATATTTGAATAGAATGCTTGAAATATTCGATGCTAAAAAGGGTACGCCTGAAAGTGAAGAATTAGATCTTTTAGCACTTGTTATTGAAAAGTACGAAGAAGAAAAATTTCAGATTTCATCACCGGACCCCATAGAAGCGATAAGGTTTATAATGGAGCAAAACAATCTGAATGACGGTGATTTGGGTAAAATCTTGAAAAGCAGAAGTCATACATCAGAAATACTCAATAAAAAAAGAAAGTTGAATCTAAATCAGATAAGAATGCTGACGCAAGCATTTAATATACCAGCTGATATATTGATAAGAGATTATGAGCTTTCTTAA